In Nematostella vectensis chromosome 12, jaNemVect1.1, whole genome shotgun sequence, the genomic window CTAACTCATGACATCTAAGGGTGCTGATATGGCACGTGACCTAACTCATGACATCTAAGGGTGAAGATATGGCACGTGACCTAACTCATGACATCTAAGGGTGAAGATATGGAACGTGACCTAACTTATGACATCTAAGGGTGAAGATATGGCACGTGACTTAACTCATGACATCTAAGGGTGAAGATATGGCACGTGGCCTAACTCATGACATCTAAGGGTGGTGTTATGGCACGTGGCCGACCTCTAAGGGTGGTGATATGGCACGTAGCCGGCCTCGTGCCCAAGCCACCACTGGGTCGTGGCATCAGGGCTTGAGCAGCATGTAGACTCGGGGTTGACATTGCCATACACAGCGaaagcaagctcattttggaCGCTATTGACGGGATTGAAAAAGCAATTTTCATCGGAGTCAAAGTTCACATGTGCATGATAGTGGTTTGGCCAATGGAGAATACCAACTGTGCAATTGGAACAAGATTGATTTCTTATGAAAATCGATTCCATTCTTAAGCATTCACCCCACCGTTTTCTAGTCATGATGTCATAATTGGTTAGTCGTGCTATCATCTGATCACGTGGCCATCCGGGAATTGTGGTCTTTTGGTCATATGCGCACGTGGCCCTGAACTTTGTGGCGTTGATGTACACGTGATGCATGCGTGCTTGTGAGAGCCTGTACTTTTCCCAGTTTGGAGAGGATTCGTTGAACGCTATGTCGTCGGATCTCGCAGACAGCAAAAAGCTTAATTTCTTAAACTCGAGTGTGTGTTTCAAGGCGAATGACTCCAGTAGAGTCCAGATTGTTTGGCCTTTCAACCAGCAAAATAAAGGGAAACTCTGCAAATGACGTAAAATAGATACGTGAAATAGAGCCAACACAATCACTCGCTATTGGAGGGGGCGTAAGGGGGTGCGAAAACTGCACGGAAAACGCAAAGAAAAAGgccaaaaaagcaaaacagtCAAAATAAGTCAATAACCGTAAACCGCGCAGTCTAGAGAAACCGCAATACCGCGaaataaaatacgaaaaaccGAAAAACCGCGCCAGATTTAAGGCAAAACCGCATCACTCAAAACCGCATCACTCAAGCCACCCTCGTTATCCAGAACATTTTTACCCAAACCCTGTTATCCCGAATATTTGTTACCAAAATAAGCCCGTTATCCCGAATGCTTATCCATTTATATCGTTCACGAGGTACAAAATAGCAACCTAACAAGCTCCAAAATTCGTGTAAAAAGCTCCCGCCATTAGTCCTGAATCCCGTTAGGCATAAAAGCTTAATTAAATCGCGTATCCCGATACAAAATCGCCTAAAATCCCGCATCCCGTGCGATATTTCTAtatcgaatcccacttctctCGCGGGATTGCACAAAAAGTCCCGCATCCCGAAAAATCTATTGTGGACTCTCAAGAAAACTAAATTTGCAGGGTAGGGGGAGGCGCTGGgggagaaggggagggggatttTTCGTACCTGACCATCGTTTGTCTGTATTTGAGAAACACCATCAAACATCTCTAGTCCCAGTTGACGGAGGTAGACGAGGTGATCACGACAGGAAGTTAAGTTGCACCTCTCACACGTCTTACCGCTGCACGAGGGTGTGCAGACGCATGAGAACTTCTCTTTGGGGTGGTCGCAAAGCTCCACGCACGTTGCTCCATTCTTGCAGGGATTACTCATACAGCAGCCATTACTACATGGACTTAAATGGGAGGACTGCAAACAAGACAGGCACAGATCTTATTACGAATCACACAGATCATAAACATACCAAATAGACACTAAAGACTAAGACATTGGGACttgtgtccgttatataggGGATACAAGATTGTTAGAAAAAGGGTTTATGAAATAGTGTTTGCGACCGCTTAACAATAGATTCCGCTTAACGGTATTATTGAAAGAGTTTGAGTGGCAAAAAAGACAGCGATATGGAGGAAGCCCACTACCGAAAACACGCCCCACTAAATCATAGCTGTGCAATCCCCacctagccccccccccccccaaccaccaccaccacatcAAGGCTGCGAACTTGTTTCCTATACCTTGACTATGTTCTGTTGGAGATCGAAATACTCGTAGCTATTATCAGACAGAAATCTACTGATAGGCACGGAATCCTTGTCTTCATCAAGCAGTTCGCATCGCTTGCCCGACATCTGGAACGCTCGACACCGACAGTCACCGACACAGGCCGAGTGACACGCCTGAGGACCCGCCACTGAGCTGAGGTTCCTGTACGAGGCCCCCCACAGATAACGTCCCTTGGTCACGTGCTCCTTACTGGAGAACGACCCGGCGTAGCATGTCCCCGTAGGACAGTACTGGCTAATCACGTGCTTCGAGCGTGATAGAAGGATGGTTGCCATGACGATGACACGTGCAAGGAACATTCTGTAATATAaacaaacgttttttttaaacttaggACCTACTTGTCGTACCTGTGCCTGTACTTGAAATACTGTTGTttcgttattatttttatattgaaGTAACACGTCTATTCGGTTGTTATAAGAATTTTTTAACGTGCAAAAgctgagagagagagagagatgcCTTTTTTAATGAGGGATTCACTTAATATCACAATGATAATGTACGCATGGCcctcaacagaaacaaaattaataaaagctatttacaaatctgtttacagcaaaatctttgacgaaactatttacaataacaatcctttgctgatttataaACTTATTTACAGAGTTGTGATGTATTCTCTTAGTTTTGCGGAGAAGGCGGTGATTGACTTGGCTTCTTTGATTTCTAGTGGCAATGCATTCCACCTTTTAGCTGCTACAAACTTAAAGCTGTTTTTTGCTAATGTAGTCCGAGCCTTTGGAAGTACTAAGTTATGGTTTGCTGCATTTTTAGTGTTCTTGTTATGTACATCACTACACTTAACGAACATATCTCTGATATAGCATGGGGTCATATTGTTCATTGCCTTAAAGAGCAAAACAAGTTGTAGGTAGATTATTCTTTTGTCGAAGGGGACAATATTTAGTTCTTCAAAAAGTGGTTTTGAAGGTGCATCCCATTTCTTATCGAGGATAACCCGCGCACATCGTTTCTGGAACTTGACCATATCGTCGATGTGTTGCTTTTTGGTCGAGCCCCAGACGATAGCACCATAGTCTAATATTGGCTGTATGAGCGAATGGTAGAACAGGGTTCTTGCTTTAAGTGACAGGAATTTCTTTGTCCTTTTTAACAAGCCTAGTCGCTTGGAGATCTTATTGTGAATGTACTTGAGGTGGTTGTCCCAGGTTAAGGAGTTGTCTAATCTTATGCCAAGCAGTTTAACTTCATTGACACATTCAAGCTGGCCATTTTCTGTGCTGACTGTCAAATCCTTTCCTGCCAATTTGCGCAACTTTGGCTTGCTACAGATAAGCATTGATTTGGTTTTGCTTTGGTTCAaaaccattttgttttcattcgcCCATCCATTCACCTTTTTTAGCTCTTCAGTAAGAATAGACTCAACCTCACTAACGCTACTTCCACTTGCGACTTGTGTTGTATCATCTGCATATATCTCGAGTGCGCTGTTGGAGACTTCAAGTGGTAAGTCATTAATAAACAGGATAAACATTAAGGGACCTAAAATCGAGCCCTGGGGAACGCCTGCAGTAATGGGCTGCGAATCTGATAGCTGACCACTTATTGTTACTTTCTGTTTTCGGTCTTCTAGATAAGACTTGAACCAATTTAGTGACTTTCCAGAGACGCCATATATGGAGAGCTTCTTAATAAGCGTGTCATGGTCTACTAAATCAAACGCCTTTCGGTAGTCTATGAGGTTCAAGCCAGATATTagtccctgatccatatttccAATGAGATAATCAATCAACTTTACTAGGGCAGTATCGCACGAGTGATAGGGACGGAAACCTGACTGGTTACTACTTAATAGCTTGTGGCTGTTTAGGTATTCATATAAGCAAACGTGTATGTGTCTTTCAATAACTTTGGACAGGGCAGGTAAAATACTGATGGGTCGGTAGTTATCAACACTCAGGCGGTCTCCAGCTTTATATATTGGACAGACTTTCGCCTCTTTCCAGCGCGCAGGGAATCGTCCAGTTTTTATACTTTGGTTGATGATCTTAGTCAACGATAGAGCTATGGCTGGGGCTGCAGCCCTTAAAAGGCGAGCACTTATACCGTCCAAACCTGTGGCTTTACACGTTTGTAGTTGAAGAAGATAACCTTGCACAAATTCTTGCATGACTTTGGGTATTTCAAATTTAGTGCCACTCGGGATTTTGCTATCAACAAACCCTTTTAACTTTTCGAAATCTGAAGTTGACAGCGTTCTCATGTTGACATTGCTATTTCTGTAGTTGGCAGCAACGGAAACAAAAAACTCGTTAAATGCATTAGCTATTTTACGTGGATCTGTGATGGTGGGTGTGTTGCTTGCATTGCCTCTTAGTTGCGAAGGTGACGGTTTACTTGTCTGCCCGATAGCAATTTTTAGATATCTCCAGAATTCCTTTGCCGTTGAACTCTGTTCAAATGACTTGTTGAAATGATTTCGTTTAGCTTCTCGGATGGATTGAAAAACGTTATTTCGAGCTGATTTAAAAGTTTCCCACGCATCTGAGTCACTATTACACTTTCGGGCTCTCTCTAGCAGCCTGTCGCGATCTCTAATGGCTGCGTAGAGTTCAGGCGTCATCCACTGTGGTTGGCTTTGTTTCATTACACGCTTTCTAATAAGAGGAGCATGTATATCAGCGATACTTAGGAAAGTCCGATTCCAATAATCCACAGCGTCATCAAGGTCATCAAAGGTGTCCAGCACACTCCACGGTGCCTCATCAAGGTCTTTTAGGAAGGCCTCCTCATCCAGCTTCTTGCAGTCACGGTAGGAAATATAGACATGGTTTTTATCTGCTGCGCGatcttgtttctttttgtatCTGCGCACAACGCACACTGGTAAATGATCTGATAGTCCGATGTTGCATACCTTGGTCTTTGTGATGCACTGTGGCTGGTTGGTGTAAACGTGATCCAAGCAAGCCTGGCTCTCTGGACGAGTCACTTCATTGATGGTTTGAGTGAAACCAAGGCTGGTGAGGAACTTGATTAGACGATGCTTGTGGTTTTGCTGTTTGAGGAAGTTGATGTTGAAATCCCCCAGTAGTAGCGCTTCTTTGTTGGTGATGTAAATTTTTTCTATGAGACCTTCTAGCGTAGCATCCATTTCAGCAGTTGAATCCGGCACACGATAGACTCCGGCAATAATAATTGGGCAGTTGGACTTGCACGGTATCACTTGAGTGCAAAGGAGCTCTGTGTCACTTGATTCTAGAGTTGGTAAACGGGTATAAGCCATAGCGTGAGATAAGTACATCATTACTCCTTCCCTTTCCTTTCTAGTTCTATCTTTCCGCTCAATATGATATCCAGGGATCCCATATTCTTCGTTCGTGTGTGAGGAATTCAGCCATGTCTCGGTAATAATCATCACATCAATCTCTGTACGAGGGTGTGTAAggatttcttttatttgctcGTATTTATCATTATTGAAGCTCCTCGCGTTCCAATGACATATTCTTACACCATTTTTGGACAGTGGAATGCA contains:
- the LOC5516882 gene encoding uncharacterized protein LOC5516882; this translates as MFLARVIVMATILLSRSKHVISQYCPTGTCYAGSFSSKEHVTKGRYLWGASYRNLSSVAGPQACHSACVGDCRCRAFQMSGKRCELLDEDKDSVPISRFLSDNSYEYFDLQQNIVKSSHLSPCSNGCCMSNPCKNGATCVELCDHPKEKFSCVCTPSCSGKTCERCNLTSCRDHLVYLRQLGLEMFDGVSQIQTNDGQSFPLFCWLKGQTIWTLLESFALKHTLEFKKLSFLLSARSDDIAFNESSPNWEKYRLSQARMHHVYINATKFRATCAYDQKTTIPGWPRDQMIARLTNYDIMTRKRWGECLRMESIFIRNQSCSNCTVGILHWPNHYHAHVNFDSDENCFFNPVNSVQNELAFAVYGNVNPESTCCSSPDATTQWWLGHEAGYVPYHHP